CTGCACCATGCTGAGCGTGCGGGAAAGCAGGTTGCCCAGGTCGTTGGCGAGGTCGGCGGTCAGGCGGGCCACCAGAATGCCCTCTCCGTAGGGGCTGTCCGATCCCAGGTTGGTTTCACGCAGCAGCGTGTAGCGCAGCGTATCGGCCCCGAATTCGTCCAGCAGCGCCACCGGGTCGATGGCGTTCCCCAGCGATTTGCCCATCTTGCGCCCGTCTTCGGCCAGGATGTGCGCGTGAACCACCAGTTTTTCGTAGAGGGGCAGCCCCGCCGCCTTCAGCATGGTGGGCCAGAAGACGGCGTGCGGCTTGAGAATATCCTTCCCGATCACGTGCCAGGCGTGCTCGAACAGCTCCGGGCGGCCTTTGCTGGCGGGCGCAGACAGGTAGTTCAGCAGCGCATCAAACCACACATACGTCACGTGGTCGCTGTCCCAGGGCAGCTCGATCCCCCAGGGCACCCGCGATTTGGGCCGCGAGATGCTCAGGTCGCCAATCGGCTCCTTCAGCATTTCCAGAACCTCGTTGCGGTATCCGGCGGGCTGGATGAACTCGGGATTCTGTTGCAGATGGGAGAGCAGCCACGCCTGATACTTCTCCATGCGGAAGAAATAATTGGCCTCGCGGCGCAGTTCCGGGGGTGCGCTGTCGCCCGGATACACGCCGTTCACCAGTTCCTTCTCGGTCACGTAGCGCTCGGCTCCCACGCTGTACAGCCCCTCGTACTCGGCGTAATAGATGTCGCCCGAGGCGTGTACGCGGGCCAGCACGTCCTGTACGTAGTTTCGGTGGCGGGCCTCGGTGGTGCGGATGAAATCGTCGTAACTGATCTCCAGGCCGTCCCACAGACGCTTGAAGGCGTTCAGGCTCAGATCGTCCACGAAACTCTGCGGGGTCTGGCCCGCTTTGGCCGCCGCCTTGGCGATCTTTTCGCCGTGCTCGTCGGTGCCGGTCACGAAATACACCGGATATCCGGCGAGGCGGTGATAGCGGGCCAGCGCGTCGGTCAGAATTTTCTCGAAGACGTGCCCGATGTGCGGCGCACCGTTGGCGTAGTCGATGGCGGTGGTGATGTAAAAGGGCTGTTTGGTGCTTGAAAGTTGGGTCATTCGGGGCAGTCCTCCGGGTACAGTCTGGTCAGGATAGCGGCTGGTGCGCGTGAGGGCCAAAAAAAGGAGCGCTATGACAGCGCCCCGGACAATCGCCTGCGCTCAGGCGTCCGGGGGCATTCGCATCAGAGTGGCGGCGGTATGCGGCATGAAGAAAGTGTAGCATTGTGCGCCGAGGTCGGTAAAAACCTCGCCGTCACACGTCGAATGCATCCTTACGGCGGCGTCACTGCATCTTCAGAAGCGTATTTCCACTCCGGCTCCGGCGCTGAAGCCTGTAAAACTGTCGCCCCGCGCACTCAGTCGCCAGCCGACTGGCCCCAGCACCGGCCCGCGTAGCCCACCTTCCAGATACGTCGAGGTGGTGGTGTTGCTGCTACTCAGGTGAAAAGCCGCGCCACCGCTGACGAAAGCATCCACGTTGGTAAACGGAAGATTCAGGTCGCGCAGGGTGCCGCCTACCCGAAATTCGTTGATGCTCAGCGAACTGCCGTAGCTGCTGCCCACGCCCGCCTCGATGCCCAGCGTTCCGATGAAAGGAACTGGCAGCAGCGCGATTCCCGCGTGGGCGTCGAGGCCGGTGGTGCGGGCGTCGGCTCCGGCCCACAGGGCAGAAGCGTGGGCAGGCGTCAGCACAGACAGCCCGAGGGAGATGGTCAGAACGGGAAAGAGGCGCTTCATGGCACAAGAGTAGACGGCCAGAATGAAGGTCGTCTGATGTGGGTCGCAACCACGCCACCGATCTTGGCTACACTCTGAACCATGACCCAGCTTGCAGAGCAGCAACCTCCCGTTTCAACGCCCCAGCAGCCCGAGTGGTACAAGACTGCCGTGTTCTACGAGCTGTCGGTGCGGACCTTCAACGACGGCAACAGCGATGGCAAGGGCGACTTCCCCGGTCTGACCGCCCGCCTCGACTACCTCAAGGCGTTGGGCGTGGACTGCCTGTGGCTGTTGCCGTTCTACCCCAGCCCGCTGCGCGACGACGGCTACGACGTGGCCGATTACACTAATATTCACCCCGATCTGGGCACCCTGGAAGACTTCAAGGTGTTTCTGCGCGAACTGCACGCACGCGGCCTGAAAGTGGTCAGCGACCTGGTGACGAACCACACCTCCGATCAGCACCCGTGGTTTCAGGCGGCGCGGCGCGGCAAGACGCTGCCAGACGGCACGCCCAATCCGTACTACGACTACTACGTCTGGAGCGACACCGGCACCGAATACGCGGGCGCACGCATCATCTTCACCGATACCGAGACGAGCAACTGGACCTGGGACGACTCGGCGCAGCAGTACTTCTGGCACCGCTTCTTCTCGCATCAGCCCGACCTGAATTTCGATAACCCCGCCGTGACCGAGGAGATGCTCAGGGCGTCGCGGTTCTGGCTGGATCTGGGCGTGGACGGCTTCCGCGTCGACGCCGTGCCGTACCTGATCGAGCGCGAGGGAACGAACTGCGAGAACCTGCCGGAGACGCACGACGTACTCAAGCGCATTCGCAGGCTGGTAGACGAGGAATACCCCGGACGCCTGCTGCTGGCCGAGGCCAACCAGTGGCCCGAAGACGTGGTGGAGTATTTCGGCACCGAGGAGCACCCCGAATTTCACATGTGCTTCAATTT
The nucleotide sequence above comes from Deinococcus ruber. Encoded proteins:
- the treS gene encoding maltose alpha-D-glucosyltransferase — encoded protein: MTQLAEQQPPVSTPQQPEWYKTAVFYELSVRTFNDGNSDGKGDFPGLTARLDYLKALGVDCLWLLPFYPSPLRDDGYDVADYTNIHPDLGTLEDFKVFLRELHARGLKVVSDLVTNHTSDQHPWFQAARRGKTLPDGTPNPYYDYYVWSDTGTEYAGARIIFTDTETSNWTWDDSAQQYFWHRFFSHQPDLNFDNPAVTEEMLRASRFWLDLGVDGFRVDAVPYLIEREGTNCENLPETHDVLKRIRRLVDEEYPGRLLLAEANQWPEDVVEYFGTEEHPEFHMCFNFPVMPRLYMSLKREDATSIREIMERLPAIPSFGQWATFLRNHDELTLEMVTDDERAFMYAAYAPDPRMKINVGIRRRLSPLLDNDRRRLELLNAVLLSLPGSPILYYGDEIGMGDDLGLADRNGVRTPMQWDAGTNAGFSTAAPETLFFPVIKDNVYGFSRTNVDSQERDPGSMLHFTRRLLELRRQFPAFALGNLTFVNTGNPAVLAYTREHEGSTLLVVANFASSAQAARLELGHLNHKTPVTLVGGSAFPPITAEPYFLTIGQHDWYWLRLN
- the metG gene encoding methionine--tRNA ligase — protein: MTQLSSTKQPFYITTAIDYANGAPHIGHVFEKILTDALARYHRLAGYPVYFVTGTDEHGEKIAKAAAKAGQTPQSFVDDLSLNAFKRLWDGLEISYDDFIRTTEARHRNYVQDVLARVHASGDIYYAEYEGLYSVGAERYVTEKELVNGVYPGDSAPPELRREANYFFRMEKYQAWLLSHLQQNPEFIQPAGYRNEVLEMLKEPIGDLSISRPKSRVPWGIELPWDSDHVTYVWFDALLNYLSAPASKGRPELFEHAWHVIGKDILKPHAVFWPTMLKAAGLPLYEKLVVHAHILAEDGRKMGKSLGNAIDPVALLDEFGADTLRYTLLRETNLGSDSPYGEGILVARLTADLANDLGNLLSRTLSMVQKYRGGVLPAPGPQSERVRGIEKAARALPARVLELARDLKVNMALEAAMEFVRDLNRYIAESKPWDLAKSESTAGELDSVLYTAVEGLRVASVALEAAIPRKAKELRAQLGLGGQTYRLEAAWGLTPPGTVVQAGTVLFPKPEQPKPEAKDSSDQPTQKPRPAKVEQAEASAPAAPDATPAPSGPAEISIDDFARIDLRVALVVAAEVVPKADKLLKLTVQLGSVNGEVEERTVVSGIRAWFAPEDLVGRRVVVVANLKPVKLRGILSHGMILAAEDENGNLDVIGPKLELPGGTKVR